The segment TCAGAACTCAGCGTCAGTCCACTCTGCTCAAACATACACACCAACGACATTAACTTATCACTATCCTCAACCAAAACCAAAGCTTCTCTGGTTATCTCCGGTTAACAACAAAATTCTTGCAAAAGAACCAATGCCAGTGGATATATGCAAACGAGGCCAGGCCAGTGGATAGAGTCATACCTCAGGTTGGAAGCGAAGCATGTCTGCACGGGCCATAGCTTCTGCTTGGGCGATTCTCTGTCTGAACGTCTGAGCCATCTCCTCAGCCTTGAGACAACAACAGAAAAGTAGTAAAAAGGATTGAGAAACTGACCATAGAGGGAATCAAGAGAGTATATCAGTGGAGATAGTGTTTACCTTCTCGAAAACAAGTTTAGGGTTACGAATCATATCACCAGGAGTTGGCTCCAGCTTCTTTGTGGAGAGACTTACTCTTCCTCTGTCACGGTCATGACTCAGTATCATAACCTGTTAAACATAATAAGTTAGGTAACATCCGAATCAAAAAGAGTTTTAAGACTATCagtggttagagagagagaccttAAGAGTGTCACCAGGCTGAAGAACAGTAGCGATATCTGAAACACGGTCATGACTGATCTGACTGACATGTAGAAGGCCATTGATTCCGCCAATGTCAATGAATGCACCATACGGTTTCAAGCTCTGAACAACTCCGAGAACCACAGATCCGATTCCAAGCTGAGCTTGGCTGTCCGCTACAGCTTTACGGTTGCTGAGGACAAGCTTTGTTTGTTCCTCATCAACCTCCACAAACTTGAGAGGTATCTCTTTCTCAAGTAGCTCTTCAGCTGCTGCTTTCTAACAAAACAAATGTAGAAGAACACACATCGTTAATCaggttttgtgtgtgttttgacTTAAAAGCTCTGAGACAAAGTACTAACCGATGAGATCTGCGAAAACGGCACAAACCCACGAAGACCCTCCACCATAGCCACCAATCCACCTTTGTTAGCACCAATAACCTATCCAATTGCTAGACATTGTTAACCAGAGAGACCAAAGGAGAAGCAAAGAAGTTCCAAAACTGTACCTTAGCTTTAACAACAACATCCTCAGCCTGAAGCTGCCTGCATCGTTCCCACGCGAGTTCGTACTGAATCATCCTTAAGCTCAATAGCAAACTGTCGTCACTCTCGTTCTCACCAATGATGACAAACTCCTCCACCATACCGGGAACTATACCAGCTTCCTCCACATGCTTGATTCTGTGAATGCAAGCCTGCTCAACCGACAAGTAAGCCGACGATTTCGCAGAAATGTCGACTAATGCACCGTTTGCATCGGTCTTGAACACAGTTCCTTTCACCTGAACAATGCCACAACCATAAAATGACCACACAACCAGAACCAAACGGTGTCGTTTGATCGTCGTAGTTTTTCTCAAACTTAAAGCAACGATTAAAGCTccaaagtttgaaacttttctCAAACCCCACACAGATATTGTAAAGGAGAACATAACTAAACTAGTTTGGTCTATACAACAACAGCTCAAAGTTCGAAACTTTTCTCAAAACCCACAAAGATTTTGTAAAGTAGAACATAACTGAACTAGTTTGGTCTATACAACAACTCGAACTCAAATAACAATTACACTCAAAATTCGAAACTTTTCTCAAAACCCACAAAGATATTGTAAAGGAGAACATAACTGAACTAGTTTGGTCTATACAACAACAGCTCCAACTCAAGCAATGATTACAGCTTGAAAGTTCGAAACTTTTCTTAAACCCCACAAAAGATATTGTAGAGTAGAACATAACTGAACTAGTTTAGTAAAGAACAACAACTCTAACTCAAATAACAATTACACTCAAAGTTCGAAACTTTTCTCAAAACCCACAAAGATATTGTAAAGGAGAACATAACTGAACTAGTTTGGTCTGGTCTATACAACAACAGCTCCAACTCAAGCAACGATTACAGCTTAAAGTTCGAAACTTTTCTTAAACCCCACAAAAGATATTGTAAAGTATAACATAACTGAACTAGTTTGGTCTGGTCTATACAACAACAGCTCCAACTCAAGCAATGATTACAATTCAAAGTTCGAAACTTTTCTCAAACCCCACAAAAGATAATTGCaaaggagagaaagagagagagagagagagacaaaccCTAGTGCCGATTTCGGAATTGAAGTCGTATTGCTCGATAGCGGCTGCGAAATCGTCGACGGTGAAAGCGACGCCTTCCATGGGAGCAGTCCTGCACCGCTCGTAAGCGTCTTCGAACATCTTCTTAAGCTCGAGCCTCTCTCTCGTCTGCCCGCTTGACATCGCAACCGCTGCGACGATCGTCGGAGAAACGGAGGAGGATTTGTTCTGCGGGAAGTTCTTGGCGGCTCTTCTCGTTAGCCTAGAGGATGAAGAGAGCGGAGAACATCTCAGACCCGTGAAATGCTGAGACAAAGACGCCATAGCTTTTTTTCACTCCACTCAGAGAGTTATCTGTTTCGTCTTCTATGGCTCTTCCTGCGTTTTATCGTGCGAGTTTAGATAAGAGAGATGATGATCTGGACTTTGGTCTATCTCAGTTTGATCGAACGGTCAAAACAACTGCCACGTTGGAGTAAACTACGTGACGTTTATTAATCATCTAAACAGCGCGACGTTTATGCCATGGGCCAGGGGGAAAATTTGAGAACtgaataattaatatttatcttattaaaataaaaacactatTTGAAAATAACATTTATCATAGTATAtggtaattaacaaaaaatttactAAGAATAGTTATATTACatactccctccattttttttatataagtcgttttagaatgtgcacataaattaagaaaatcattaattttttatattttttaaacaaaaacattattaattatttaactaACCACAATCAACTAacgataaaatagaaaatatattatcattggtcatataacattaagtgttaataaattttacatagaaaaccgaaaacatcatataatttggaacataaaaatttctttaaaacgacttatattaaaaaacggagggagtactaaatatgttttcaaataatacatagttatttatattttcaaacctaTTTAGTACTCTATCTGTTTCATTATAAGTGTCGTTTTAGGTTTCGGCACACGGATTAaggaaacaattaattttgtacatttcttataaaaaaaacactattacatatatacctaaccatatttcaaccaatagaaaaataaattttgtattgaaaatctaaaatgacacttattttgtgatcaatttttttttctaaaacagacacttaatatgaaacgaagagagtatatatacaagaaagaatgataataaaatatacAGCTTTCTTGTATACGCACTATCAACCTGAAGAAtgaggccctgttcgtttgtacatctagaaaatgcatccagatggtccatctagATGTATCATCCAGATGCTCCATCTGggtgttgttcgtttcttcatttcgttcatgcatccagatgaatcatctgaatgcaactatgttcgtttgcttttcattttttaacttcCATCTGCATCTAGgtggacttgttaataaaatgactaaaatataatttcttacGTTTCAGcggaaaaatagcatttttacggttttggccgaaaatatttttgcggtttttgaggatatatgtgtttttcgcgaaaaagtgcatttttatggttttgcggaaaatatgttttatgggtttggcagaaaaatacgtttttgcggtttggacagaaaaagtgtgttttgaagttttggcgcaaaaagtgtttttgacgggaaaagtttttttttcacgattttggcgggaaatgttatttttgcggttttggtggaaaaatatatttttccggttttggcgggaaaatacatttttccggttttggcgggaaaatacatttttccggttttggcgggaaaatgcgcttttccggttttggcggaaaaatacgtttttcggttttggcgggaaaatacgttttcccggttttggcgggaaaataagtttttttccggttttggggGGAAAtacattttccggttttggcggaaaaatacatttttctggttttggcgggaaaatacatttttccggttttggcgggaaaatgtgttttccggttttggtggaaaaattcagttttctggttttggcagAAATATTCTGctttccagttttggcgggaaaattatgttttctggttttggcggaaaaattgtgtttttttggttttggcgagaaaattgtgttttttggttttggcgggaaatttgtgtttttcggttttggcgggaaaatgcgtttttccggttttggtgggaaaattatgttttctggttttggtgggaaaatttcgtttttcagttttggcaggaaaattccatttttcggttttggcaagaaaaatgtgtttttcggttttggggaaaaaatgcgtttttttttgttttggcgagaaaatgcgttgtttccggttttggtaggaatatgcgttttttgggttttggtcgaaaaatgtggttttactggtttagccgaaaaaatgtgttttaatgaaaaatgtgtgttttatgttttttgcggaaaaatgcatcttgcggttttggcggaaaagtgTGTGTTTTCcgtttttgcgagaaaatgtattttttggttatagtgGGAAAAAGTATAtgcaaaaaaattgaatttacggtttgaaaataatatttagattttaaaaggcatttttgtcatttatcatttttgactgaactagatgcatctgcatcaagatgcaccatcaagactcaccttcatttgggtgagaatttgagatgagtttttaaaaattcagataggtgatccatctggatgtagcattataatgcactaaacgaacatcaatttgcatcttcacccagatggatcacctgggtgagcaaacTAACACGGCCTGAAACAGTTTCCATGTGACATAAGTAACTCGTGTATACAGAGATCTAGTCCAGCATTTGTGCAAGGaagattatattaattatgaatcAACTCATTAATCATgatataaataacaaatgtcGATAAGGAATCAACAAACGGCTTTCAGGGTTTTTTCTACTCGTTCTTCCAAGCATACAGAATCAACGAAAAACCAGAACTTTGAGACTTggagtttgttgttgttgttgtcatgACGTCCTGTGAGAAAGACAAGCTCTTATCCGAAGAAGATTGACAAGTCCTGAACATAAACACCGCGTTTCCCGCTGAAGAAGGCATCCCAAATAACCAACTATGAACATCCCACAGAACTTCCACAGCCATTCTATTAACAACTATCGTATCGTTCCCACGAAACTTCCACTTAAGACGCTTCACCTGCAACAACGTCTTCCCATCCACACGAACAACGAGACAAGGATCAGTGACGCTAGTGTCACACTCAATCACAAGATCATGTACTTTAACCCCATCTGAACAAAGCTGAGCCTTTGTCGCAAACTCTCTCTTACCAAAGACATGCTCTTTCTTGGCGATGAACACCGCACCTCGAGAGGAAGGCGAAGCGTTCGTCTTCTTGAAAGCTTCTTTCTTCATATCACCGAGAAGCAGAACCATCTCCTTGTCTACAACAACGCCCACATAGAATCCTCCCAAAGCTTCAGGTCCTGAACCAAACTTCGCAGACGCCAGATCCCAAACAACATCGATACTACACGAATAAACCTCTAAGCTCTTAGACCCTTTACGTTTAGTGAACAGCCAGGGCTTAATCTCGACTTTACAAAGACTCTGGTTACAAGAATCATCAACACCAACGGTCACACTCTGACCCATCAGAGTCTTGGCCCACGTCACAGTGATCAAACAAGTCCTTCCTCGAATACGGAACTGGTAGATGCAAGTAACCAGATTCTGAGCGTTCTTCCCGGAGTTTGAAGACGACGAATCCGCAACTTGGACTCCATTTTCACCAAAGCAAGAAGGAAAATCCTTCATCTCTCTGCGGAATTTCGACGAACACTTGGTGGGCAAACTGCGTAAAGCTGAAGACTTTTAGCACAAATGAACTTGATTGAGACAATGGGCGAAGCTATAAGGTCGAGAAGAAGAAACCCAGAAGGAAAAAAGTGAACTTTTGTTTACCTGAAGAGACAGATGAATCAAGAACGCGTCGGAATCTGAAGAATCCTCATACGAGTCTCGTTGATTGGATCCGTTGTCTCCAAGGAAAAGAGATTTTGATAAAAGCCGGAGAGTaaggagagagagggaggaGGAAGCAAATCGCCAAAGTAAaggaagaatattttttttcttcgatAAAAACCGAAAATGGAGACAGATAGAGACAAAAAGGAGACTCCTTTCACTCTCAGTGTTATTACTACCGTGTAATAAAAACCTAACTAGAATTGAGTCGGCATAAATTGACAACTTCAGAGAACTTTACCAAACAAACAAATAGAATTGAATATTGACAATGAAGACTTTGCTATTTTtgtatgaattattatttttttaataatttgggTTCACATGTCTTTGAAGATCAGGGATTGGATTTGTGtgtgatttttgaattttcttggCACACGTTTTTGGGataaaaatgttaagatttatactgttttttatgttttttagttATTCAGATTAAacgctgacaaaaaaaaagttattcagATTAAACTACCAGTtacataaaattaaagaaaaaaatatttgaaactagAATAAAGACAAGTTTTAATCTAAGAAGGAATGAAgagttttgaacaaaaaaaattattcctcTTTCCAAATTAGGTAGATTATAAAATGAGTTTGACAGCAATGGTTAGGCAGCTCTGAGATTGCTGTCTCGGCAAAAAGATCCAAGATATGATACTGAggcaaattaaataattaataacatCAGGATTGGAATGGGTCAATCGAATATTCAAAAATGCAAGCACGATTTCTATAAATGTAAGTCTACGACGCCATTACattagtttttcaaaaaaaaaaacagattttggtCTTATAATTTTGGCCATTGCGCATATGCATTACTTTAAGACACTAGGCATCATTCATtgtaagttttattaataaatacaaGCATACATAGGGTTTTCATCTTCCATCTACGTACATAGATGATATTTATCAGAAAACACTATTGATAGTAATGTTTATGGATCATGATGGTCCAAAATGCAGTGCTTTGGTTCGACTAAATCTTATGCTTAAACTACAAGAATTCATCAtaacaccaaaaaaaagaaggaaaaattCGAAGCAATAACcattttttaatctttgttgagaattatatataaggaataAGTACACGTTAAACTTTTCATAATCTGCCAGCTTCATCTCCATCATTACAACCATTATATCTCTCTCAATTTAGCCCCTTTAATTCTACCTCTCTCTAgttgttgttttctttttgttaatattCTAATAAAAAGCTATGTCGTTGTTTGGTTGGATCCGGAGTCCAGAGATCGTATGGTGAATAGTATAATGTGTTTCCGATTTAGAATAATGTGTGTTTAGTTACAAAACTCCAAAACTATGTTGTTTTCTTTTGAGAACTGGCTttcaaaccaaaactatattgttTGCCTTAATTACCATGTTTATGTCGTTAGATCCAAATCCATTAATTTGTAACCCGATgacataaataaacaaaatttctGACCAAGCCATTTCCATGAACGTATTTATCAAAAAAGTCTAAGAAAGTAATTTTGGTTTTATatgccctttttcaaaaaaaaaaaaaaattggttttataAGTATGGAAGGAAATGGTATTCACGTGTATTCTTGTCTATAGAGTAATTGTCATGCGTGAGCGTGCGTGTCGACGCCGGAGTCCGTCGTCCTTCAGTTTAATAGTTTCAGAATTATCTTCTCCTCATCTCCTTTAGTGGCCGCCTTGTCTGACCTCTGGCCAAACACCCACCGTGGTGGTTCTGATCTTGGAGTGAAGACGCGGTTACTTGGAGGGTTGGCGCGGTGAAGATGATAGTTGGTTGGGTCCTGtttccgggaggtggaggcttcCACAGCTTCGCCGCCGCCGGTTCTTGTCGCCGCGAGGTGGAAGCTTCTTCAGTTTCGCCGTAGTCGATTCTAGTCGCCGGGAGGTGAAGGCTACCACAGCCTTGCGTCGTCGGCTGTAGGTATATCAGTGGGTTTTTAGGGTTTTTAGGATCCGTTCTTTAGATCTGGTTGGTTGTCTTGCGGGTTTAGTGTTTGAGAGGTTGAGCCTTGTCGGAGGAGCTCTCGAAGAGTGATGAGGCTCTCCGATGAGTTGATGAAGCGAAGAACATAGATGGTTTCGACGGAGGCTCTCCAGGTTATGAGCTCCGGCGAAAGGAAGTGGCGGTGATGTGGTACCGATGGAGATCTGCGGCGAAGACGGTCAAGTCGAGATGGTGGTGACGCGTGTCGTCCTGAGAGTTAAGATGCTCACACGTGTTCAGATACCACCCTCCTTGTTGCGTAGTTCGGCCGACGTCGTTCGGGATTTAAATGGTTGGGCCGACGGCCCGTTAATGGATTCGGCTTTAATGTTTTGGGCCTGTTGCCTTTTAATTGTATCTGGGCTTCGGAATATGTTATCTGGGCTTGGCCCGttttctttaattaaaaattatccagacggaaaaaaaaaaagagtagttGTCATGCGTTACAACCCAATTTTGGGGTCATCTTTCTTGGACTTTCTGGGCCTTTTCTTGTATACCTTTGTTTTTATTCCTTTTACATGTAAAGTGGTGCACATGAATAAAAACCAAATATTTTTGGTgactgaaaaaataaataaattataactttttgtAGTTTACCGTTAAATATCTATATGTTTGAAATAATAATTTCACCCGTAGCTGATTCCATATTGCATGAAATATATTAatctgtaagaaaaaaaaattaacaataatGAACGAACCTTTCATAAGATTTAGGCACATGAGTTGATTGGTTTACGTGAAAATCTAGACACATATGGCATGCCATATTGTGATATTGCATCGATGATAAACTTGTATCTGCTTAATACACGTTATCAATATGCTTTTGAACCGATCGACCGACATTAACGTGAAATCTAAGGTCCTGATTTTGTACTAAAGTATTAACCTAATGGGGATCTGATTTTCTTGTGATTTCATTTCCTTTTGTTGATTTATAAACTTTAACGACTCATCTCTTGTCCCACCCACTTTGCGAATATTTCATCAACAAGTAAGAtaataagtttcaaaaaaaaacaagcaagATAAAATGATACTATTATAAGTGATTATACTAATACTGTCTTTGTGATCAACATTAATATTCAAACGCACAtgtgtgacaaaaaaaaagtcaattaGGAGTAGTGATCCTAAGTTTACAAGTCGTCGCTCACTGCTTCTTAGTTGTacatgcattgtttttttttttttggtactcTTCCATGTTTGATCACCACGAAATGTTAATAGTATAATAAATGATGAAGATTCAGGTGAAAATGTTTACAGTCAAAGAGATTCCTCTTTGTTTAATGGGTATATTCCCTCGACACTGCTTGAAGTATTAAATGACTTGGAATTTGAAGTAAACATACAGGTTGCACTTTTAAATCGAATTTATCGCTGTGTATTAATGTATCTACTACATGTTTATACAAATAAAGAGGGAAGAAGTCTTAGATTTGGAAAAGGAAGAAGTCTTACTTGGTGTGATTTTCCACATCCACAACGGCTTTATTGGAAGTTTTTTAAGACCCAGTCAATGAAATGAGATttctatgtattttattttggtaaaataaatgaGATTTCTATATGATAGTGTATATTTGagggtgtttcaaaaaaaaaagtgtatatTTGAGTTTAGTCTTTACCATTCCCAGTAGATCTAATGTAACCTTGATGATTAATAAACCCATAATTAGTATGATTGTGGTGACAAAGGGGTTGGTGGTAGTGGTTTGATtgcttttggtcatttcatatTATGACTACTTATTTCCGTACGCAGACAACCGTGTACTAATATAaacaaacaatttataaaaatgtaccctaacatttttataaaattgttttatcaaaataaattagCATTACCTGTAAAGTCTAAAGTGTCTTCTTCATCTTGATGCTTATCTTAATCATATTTACTTACGATAAAGTTTCGCATTGACAAGAATGAActaatataaacaaacaaaaatatctcGTAGTAGTTGGACAGAGCGTGTTAACCGACGTGATTCCATTATCGCATTTCACTAAAAGGTAATCGTAAATATATCTAACAAAAACTTTCTAATTAAGATTTTGTTTTAATCTTACTTGCCATCTTTTTTAACTCATATAAGAAACTTAGCTGCATGATGTTCTGTAGAAAGTAGAAACTCATATGTATACATCTTTTACGTTAACCTATAATATTCTTTTGAAAACatgttaacctttttttttgttcaaccgAGAACATGTTAacctataatttttttgtttggtaaaatATGTTAACCTATATTTTGTAACAACATAGAGTTACAAATTATATCATTTAATGAAGAACATTTAGAAAAGTGGATAATTACACTGTTATTTCTTCCAACCATCTTTCTATAATGATGTGGATTCAAAAACTGTTCCTTCTTTTTTAATACTTGATGTTTTAGAGATATTTTTATTCCAAGTTAGAtgaagtttttaatttttagtgttaatttattaattttatgttatatgATCATTGGTATTCTTCTGTCAACAAAATCATTATTTGTCGAATTGTAACTAGGAGTAATTAATGagatttttgtttagaaaatgtaaataataaaatggtTCTTAATTTATATGTACAATTTTAAAATGCTATCTAATAAAAATTGAGAGatcattttataaattctatattttTGGTATGATTTATCTGATATGCATCAAAGTTTCATTAATGTTAAAAGTTCATTAATTATATACTAACTTCATTACATAATTTTCTAGTTAAGACCGCtatattttaaatcaataatATGCAACTAGGTAGAGATCCACTTCTTGCGCATATGAAAGACATATAAATTATGCATATGAAAGGCATATAAATTATGTACTCGAGCCAATTAGTACGTCTTcagaatttaattttttttttctgcaaagTTTTTCATAAGTGTCTTTTAGACAAACTTTATTTCCATGTTCATCTTGTTCTAGATTTGAAGTTTTATTTAGTTTATCGAGTTTAAATCTGAGTTATAATACAACACACTAATACAAACCATTTTGCATTAATAGTAGTTATTAATAGGCATAATAGTAGTTATTAAACAATTTGTAATATTTCATGTATTCTTTTTTTGTGCACTGATATTTCATGTAtctttcatatatttatttcataCAGTATATCTTTTGATATAAAGCTAGGTAGATATCTtaggaaaatgtatttttatatatataaagatgggTAGATGTATGTACATCTTGAGGAAATATAGTTTAATCCAACATTTATTCCTTGAAgattaaagaaagaaagaaaaaagataaaGCATTTGTTTCACGTTTGGACCACGCTCTGTGCTTCTTGCAACTGCCTTTGCCTACCTACAGCATTCATGAGATAGTTATGTTTCTCTATAAGAAcaactgaagaaaaaaaatataataaagcaaaagaggaaaagaagaaagaaaagaatctTATTTACACGAGTTTAATGTTTATTTGCTTAACTAATTATTATCTCAGAGGAACAAAGATGATTATAACTAACAGAAAACATTACTACAAATATTTCTCTTTTATCTTTGTGggattttctttatatttttcatttatgtATAGCTCCTTTCAATATTCTGCCTAGGGAAATGATGAACCATCTCAGTCCTCTTGAACAAGATTACTCTGAGTTTGTTGAATATGATCCTAGTGGAAGATATGGCAGAgtaactttctctctctatctgtCAGTCTCAATAAGTTGATCCTCGATCTCTTTTGTTTTGCTGAGGTTCTTGCGTGTTCTTGTTGTTGCAGTACAGTGAAGTTCTTGGTAAAGGGTCTTCAAAGACCGTGTAAAAGTCCAAGCTctctatattaaatttattattctcTGTTGGTTTAAACTAGTTTAGATTCAGTTCATAAatgaaaactgtttttttttttttggtttttatttgggGTTTGCAGTTACAGAGGATTTGATGAGTATGAAGGTATAGAAGTAGCATGGAACCAAGTAAAGCTCTATGACTTCTTGCATAGTCCTCAGGAACTGGAGAGGCTCTACTGTGAGATACATCTCCTCAAAACCTTAAAACACAAGAGCATCATGAAATTCTACACTTCTTGGGTTGATACCAAGAATCGAAACATTAACTTTATCACTGAAATGTTCACTTCTGGTAACCTAAGACAGTAAGTTATGTTCTCTTGATTACTGAATCATAACACATGTTATTGGTTTCATAAACTCCGGTGAGTGCAGGTATAGGCTAAAGCACAAAAGAGTGAACATAAGAGCGGTGAAGCATTGGTGTAGACAGATCTTAAGAGGCTTACACTATCTACATACACATGACCCTCCAGTGATTCACAGAGATCTCAAGTGTGACAACATTTTTGTTAACGGTAACCAAGGAGAAGTCAAGATTGGTGATCTTGGTCTTGCTGCTATCTTACAAAACTCCCACGCTGCTCATTGTGTTGGTATGCAATAATACTTCATTGCGTGTGTTTTACTAACTTTATAACAAGATTGTGATGCTGAAAGTCTTTTCTTGCCCTCTTAGGGACACCAGAGTTCATGGCTCCTGAAGTCTATGAAGAAGAATACAACGAGTTAGTAGATATATACTCGTTTGGTATGTGCGTTTTGGAGATGGTAACGGTTGATTACCCGTACAGTGAGTGTACTCACCCTGCTCAGATTTACAAGAGAGTTATATCGGTGAGAATCGATTAATTTAGATGGGCTTACAACTTAGAACCATTTAGCGATAAGTGGATTGATTTATCtctattatatattacttaagatCCCTTATAACTTTTGACGTGGGTCGATGTCCTTAGAATCAACCCACTATCATCTGGGATTAAATATTTTCTGTCACAAGATTTTGTTGAGTTTAAAGACTGCTAACATTCTCTTTCTCAGGGGAAGAAACCAGACTCATTAGACAAGGTGAGGGATCACGAGGTTAGAGGGTTTATAGAGAAGTGCTTGGCCAGTGCCTCCCTTAGGCTCTCAGCTCGTGAACTACTAAACGACCATTTTCTTTGTAATGATGAAAGTGAATGCAAAACCAAAGAAAACTATTTTGATCATACTCACTGCTCAAACGGTTACTACATCCACAATAATGTAAACCAATGGGCTTATAATGGAAATGAGACGGTGGAGTTGCATGGAACAGAGATCTTTGAGTTTCAAGAAGGTGATCATGAAGACTGTGCAGAAAAGTATGATAAGAAGTTTGACAATGTCCATATAAGTATAACAGGGAAGAGAAGAGACAACGGTGATGGACTGTTCCTCCGACTCAGAACCGCTGACAAGGAAGGTTTGTCACACTCTATAAACCAAAAGGACACAATCTTTGTCGGTTCTTGAACAGAGGAGAGACTAGCTGGACTAAAAAGAGTTTCATTTCATTTACAATTTTGCAGGGCTTGTGAGGAACATATACTTCCCTTTTGACATGGAAACTGACACAGCAATAAGCGTTGCAAGAGAGATGGTTGAAGAGCTGGAGATGGACGATTGTGATGTGACAAATATAGCCGACATGATCGATGGAGAGATTGCTTCTTTGATACCG is part of the Brassica rapa cultivar Chiifu-401-42 chromosome A09, CAAS_Brap_v3.01, whole genome shotgun sequence genome and harbors:
- the LOC103837311 gene encoding 30S ribosomal protein S1, chloroplastic, which produces MASLSQHFTGLRCSPLSSSSRLTRRAAKNFPQNKSSSVSPTIVAAVAMSSGQTRERLELKKMFEDAYERCRTAPMEGVAFTVDDFAAAIEQYDFNSEIGTRVKGTVFKTDANGALVDISAKSSAYLSVEQACIHRIKHVEEAGIVPGMVEEFVIIGENESDDSLLLSLRMIQYELAWERCRQLQAEDVVVKAKVIGANKGGLVAMVEGLRGFVPFSQISSKAAAEELLEKEIPLKFVEVDEEQTKLVLSNRKAVADSQAQLGIGSVVLGVVQSLKPYGAFIDIGGINGLLHVSQISHDRVSDIATVLQPGDTLKVMILSHDRDRGRVSLSTKKLEPTPGDMIRNPKLVFEKAEEMAQTFRQRIAQAEAMARADMLRFQPESGLTLSSEGILGPLGSDLPDDGVDLTVGDIPPAVDL
- the LOC103837313 gene encoding uncharacterized protein LOC103837313; its protein translation is MKDFPSCFGENGVQVADSSSSNSGKNAQNLVTCIYQFRIRGRTCLITVTWAKTLMGQSVTVGVDDSCNQSLCKVEIKPWLFTKRKGSKSLEVYSCSIDVVWDLASAKFGSGPEALGGFYVGVVVDKEMVLLLGDMKKEAFKKTNASPSSRGAVFIAKKEHVFGKREFATKAQLCSDGVKVHDLVIECDTSVTDPCLVVRVDGKTLLQVKRLKWKFRGNDTIVVNRMAVEVLWDVHSWLFGMPSSAGNAVFMFRTCQSSSDKSLSFSQDVMTTTTTNSKSQSSGFSLILYAWKNE